The nucleotide window CCTCATCGAGCCGCTGGGCGTCTGCGCGGGCATTACCGCCTTCAACTTCCCGGTGATGCTGCCGTGCTTCATGTTCCCGCTGGCGGTGGCCACCGGCAACACGTTCGTGCTCAAACCCTCGGAGCAGGACCCGAGCGCATCGCTGCGTCTGGCCGAACTCGCGCTGGAAGCCGGCCTGCCGCCGGGCGTGCTCAACGTCGTGCACGGCGGTCCCGACACGGCGAACGGCATTTGCGATCACCCGGACATCAAGGCGGTGTCGTTCATCGGCTCGACGCATGTCGGCACGCACATCTACCGTCGTGCGTCGGAAGCGGGCAAGCGCTGCCAGGCCATGATGGGCGCGAAGAATCACTGCGTGATCCTGCCCGATGCCGACCGTGAACAGGCGATGAACCACCTGCTCGGCGCCGCGTTCGGCGCGGCGGGGCAACGTTGCATGGCGACCTCGGTGGCCGTGCTCGTGGGCGAGGCCCGCGAGTGGGTGCCCGAACTGGTCGAGCGCGCCCGCGCGCTCAAGGTCGGTCCCGGCACCGACCGCAAGGCGGACCTCGGGCCGGTGGTGTCGAAGCAGGCCCGCGCCCGCATCGAGAAGCTCATCGGCGCCGGTGTGGAAGAGGGCGCGAAACTGCTGCTCGACGGTCGCGGCCACGCGGTCAAGGAAGCCCCCGAGGGCAACTTCGTCGGCCCGACGATTTTCGACGGCGTGAGGGCGGACATGTCGATCTATCGGGAAGAGATTTTCGGGCCGGTGCTGTGCATGACCGGCGTGGACACGCTCGACGAGGCGATCGCGTTCGTCAACGCGAACCCGAACGGCAACGGCGTGGCCCTCTTCACGCAGGACGGCGGCGCGGCGCGTCAGTTCCAGAACGAGATCGACGTCGGCCAGGTCGGGATCAACCTGCCGATTCCGGTGCCGGTGGCGTGGTTCAGCTTCACCGGCTCGCGTGCCTCGAAGCTCGGCGATCTGGGCCCGAATGGCAAGCAGGCCATTCTCTTCTGGACGCAGACCAAGACGGTCACCGCCCGCTGGCAGGCGCGCGGCACCGGCCCTGCGGGCGTGAACACCACCATCACGCTGAAGTAAGGCGGCCTTTCGACATTTCGGAGACAGACGATGGCTACGGAAACGCAACAAGGGTCGCTGCGCGTCGCGTTCATCGGACTCGGCAACATGGGCGGGCCGATGGCGGCCAATCTGGTGACGGCCGGGCATGCGGTGCGCGGTTTCGATTTGTCCGCGGCCGCCATGGACCGGCTGGCCGCCGCCGGTGGCCGGGCGGCCGCCTCGATCGCCGACGCCGTGCGCGACGCGCAGGTCGTCATCACGATGCTGCCGGCCGGGGAGCACGTGCTGGCTGCCTATGACGGCCCGCAGGGAGTGCTCGCCAATGCCGCGCCGGACGCAGTGCTGATCGACAGTAGCACGGTGCCGCCGGAGATCCCGCGGCAACTGGCCAGGCTCGCGCGGCCCGGTACGTTGCTGCTCGACGCGCCGGTCTCGGGCGGCACCGCCGGCGCGGCGGCCGGCACGCTCACGTTCATGGTCGGGGGCGACGCGGCGCTCGTCGAGCGCATGCGCCCGCTGCTGGGCAACATGGGGCGCGCGATCCACCATGGCGGGCCGCTCGGCGCAGGCCAGACGCTCAAGCTGTGCAACAACATGCTGCTGGGCATCCTGATGGCGGGCACGAGCGAGGCGTTGCGCCTTGGCATCGCTAACGGACTCGATCCGAAGGTGCTCTCGGCGGTGATGCAACAGAGTTCGGGCCGCAACTGGACGCTGGAGGTGTACAACCCCTGTCCGGGGGTGATGGAGAACGCGGCGTCGTCGCGTGGCTACACGGGCGGATTCGCGACGGATCTCATGGCCAAGGACCTGCGTCTGGCCCATGGGGCCGCGCTGGCGAGCGACGTGGCCACGCCACTGGGGGATCTTGCACGGCGCATTTTCGAAGTGCATCGCGCCAATGGCCATGGCGGACTCGACTTCTCGAGCATCTTCCAGGATCCGGTGACGCTCGCGCAGGCGCTCGATGTGAAGTAGCCGCGGCGCCGCACGCGCTGGCCGGCGGGCAAGCCGGAGAATGAAAGACGCCCGTCGGTATTCGCCGGCGGGCGTGCTTTTTTGCTCGGGAAGCGCCTTGGCCGGCGTCAGCCGGCAATCATGCGCTGCAGTTGGTCGAGCTCCTGGTGCAGGGCGCGCTGCTCGTCCGCCGAGAGCCCGCCGCCGTGCTGCGCGGCCATGTCGCGCATTTCCTGCGCAATGGCGTCGAGGCGTCGGTGCAGCTCATAGCCGCGCGGGGGCGGGTAGTAGCCCTGGTTCACGTGATTGTCGATACTGTGCGACTCCCCGCCGATGCGACGCTCGATTTGCTCCCGGCGCTGGACGGCGACAGCGTGCGGGTCCTGTTCCACGATGACGCGGGTGGCGGGCGCCGGGCGCGGCGGCTCGACCACGCAGCCCGTGAGGCTGGCGGCACCGGCCAGGCCGGCGAGCAGCGCG belongs to Pandoraea pnomenusa and includes:
- a CDS encoding CoA-acylating methylmalonate-semialdehyde dehydrogenase, translated to MSLPTIPLLIDGKRVESKTSQWRDVVNPATQEVVARVPFATPDELNAAVASAKAAYKSWRNTSQANRMRVMLRFQQLLRDHTGELAELITREHGKTLPDAEGEVGRGLEVVEHACSIASLQLGEYAQNAAGGVDVYTLIEPLGVCAGITAFNFPVMLPCFMFPLAVATGNTFVLKPSEQDPSASLRLAELALEAGLPPGVLNVVHGGPDTANGICDHPDIKAVSFIGSTHVGTHIYRRASEAGKRCQAMMGAKNHCVILPDADREQAMNHLLGAAFGAAGQRCMATSVAVLVGEAREWVPELVERARALKVGPGTDRKADLGPVVSKQARARIEKLIGAGVEEGAKLLLDGRGHAVKEAPEGNFVGPTIFDGVRADMSIYREEIFGPVLCMTGVDTLDEAIAFVNANPNGNGVALFTQDGGAARQFQNEIDVGQVGINLPIPVPVAWFSFTGSRASKLGDLGPNGKQAILFWTQTKTVTARWQARGTGPAGVNTTITLK
- the mmsB gene encoding 3-hydroxyisobutyrate dehydrogenase gives rise to the protein MATETQQGSLRVAFIGLGNMGGPMAANLVTAGHAVRGFDLSAAAMDRLAAAGGRAAASIADAVRDAQVVITMLPAGEHVLAAYDGPQGVLANAAPDAVLIDSSTVPPEIPRQLARLARPGTLLLDAPVSGGTAGAAAGTLTFMVGGDAALVERMRPLLGNMGRAIHHGGPLGAGQTLKLCNNMLLGILMAGTSEALRLGIANGLDPKVLSAVMQQSSGRNWTLEVYNPCPGVMENAASSRGYTGGFATDLMAKDLRLAHGAALASDVATPLGDLARRIFEVHRANGHGGLDFSSIFQDPVTLAQALDVK